In Fundulus heteroclitus isolate FHET01 chromosome 18, MU-UCD_Fhet_4.1, whole genome shotgun sequence, a single genomic region encodes these proteins:
- the LOC118566763 gene encoding uncharacterized protein LOC118566763, producing the protein MKTFSFTYYYKGFFCLQETLSFIFVHLVITVTVCPAVTSVAPADPGRVPYLLTGLPQERAARVTACPVLLAHTVTAQDSRSIPAVPAHLASGAVGLDPPSSAHQGPRGSFLELPHPTSVNPVQGEPSAQTLAFQESPTWKESSAGPPINVPSVGVLVNIYFLNSSRRGPAALMRFVDCTPGAASEKLCRAGSYCGPQTAEPQVCPEGYICPEGSYSYDSPKQQCPFPYYCPANSSAMKSCAGGSMPVSTNGLRGSNNSSCSLCEEGTYRPHLSPSLQCLPCLPGYYCPQGTENYKSNPCPRGYVCGKGSAQPRSCPPGTFGNLTRAEKMDDCHPCPADTFNHLPAQKACFPCGSSSTSPPGSSSCTCIGKNRAFQYSDGSCLCRTGFIYYNELDFRSSASDSELDCQPEVNRRCSTGEVRVAASRECVSPSLHSCNITCGSHGGILDMEMGICLCERYVSAEEICNTSCLFRLPQLSAQLTTDGDLQLSLRERNSRVWARTVTNVLGPDIHVQTSGNVHLVQFSSEGLFGWIPIQKDLVNIFLSEPIDILNTRPRKRRQTEEEVDDDDDDDYDDTDVLPRIPNPIACLSSGDMLVFHLTINHTDRRLSHFPVYQKDHLFNSNPSWDFGAFRHLQILMKQTHFNSSMFAHVFSEAGKYVFVDSVVSQWSLVVVVSEAGTECDPRAAAFQPMTPALLVKHGIVKQHRLNLLPDWGLIAGILSLLLVLVVVLTTTVLVLRPSKAKLVPHWKIRPKWRSLGEPFCPAECVCSRESTTVQSQGGILGSRGVGEGAEAEEPAVLKGGSVSGCCDLEEFNVKTLYDKLEDQNLHVAAQLARHRKDMQEFYRNICQQAESLKVF; encoded by the exons atgaaaactttttcttttacgtATTATTAtaagggatttttttgtttgcaggaGACCCTGTCATTCATCTTTGTCCATCTGGTCATTACTGTGACGGTCTGCCCGGCAGTGACTTCAGTGGCGCCAGCGGACCCCGGCCGTGTCCCATATTTACTTACCGGGCTTCCCCAGGAGCGGGCAGCAAGGGTGACTGCCTGCCCTGTCCTCCTGGCACACACTGTAACAGCACAG GACTCACGGAGTATACCAGCAGTCCCTGCCCACCTGGCTTCTGGTGCAGTGGGACTGGACCCCCCATCTTCTGCCCACCAGGGACCAAGAGGCAGCTTCCTGGAGCTGCCGCACCCAACCAGTGTGAACCCTGTGCAGGGGGAACCTTCTGCCCAGACCCTCGCATTTCAGGAAAGCCCAACGTGGAAGGAATCCTCTGCAGGGCCTCCTATCAATGTCCCGTCGGTAGGAGTCTTAGTAAATATTTACTTTCTAAACTCATCCAGACGAGGTCCTGCTGCTTTGATGAGGTTTGTTGACTGCACTCCAGGGGCAGCTTCAGAGAAGTTATGCAGAGCTGGCTCATACTGTGGACCTCAGACCGCTGAGCCTCAAGTGTGTCCAGAAGGATATATTTGCCCCGAAGGATCATATTCTTATGACAGCCCTAAACAACA ATGTCCATTTCCCTACTACTGCCCTGCCAACAGCTCTGCCATGAAATCCTGCGCTGGAGGATCCATGCCTGTCAGCACGAACGGTCTCAGAGGATCAAACAACAGCAGCTGTAGCTTGTGTGAAGAGGGCACTTATCGTCCACACCTTTCCCCGAGTCTTCAGTGCCTGCCATGTCTACCAGGATACTACTGCCCCCAAG GCACAGAGAACTACAAGAGTAATCCCTGCCCTCGCGGCTATGTCTGTGGGAAGGGATCCGCCCAGCCGAGGTCCTGCCCACCTGGCACTTTTGGTAACCTTACTCGTGCAGAGAAAATGGACGACTGTCACCCTTGTCCAGCCGACACCTTTAACCACCTTCCTGCCCAGAAGGCCTGCTTCCCATGTGGGAGTTCCTCCACCTCTCCACCCG GTTCCTCCTCGTGTACCTGCATCGGGAAGAACCGGGCTTTCCAGTATTCAGATGGATCATGTTTGTGCAGAACTGGTTTCATCTACTACAACGAGCTGGACTTTAGAAGTTCTGCTTCTGATAGCGAACTGGACTGCCAGCCTGAG GTGAACAGGCGGTGCAGCACAGGAGAAGTACGAGTCGCAGCGTCCAGAGAGTGTGTCTCGCCGTCCCTCCACTCCTGTAACATAACCTGTGGATCGCATGGAGGGATTCTGGATATGGAGATGGGCAT CTGTCTGTGCGAGCGATACGTGTCTGCAGAGGAGATTTGCAATACTTCCTGCCTCTTCAGGCTGCCTCAGCTGTCTGCCCAGCTCACCACGGATGGAGACTTGCAACTCAGCCTTAGAGAAAGAAACAGCCGGGTCTGGGCAAGG acAGTAACAAATGTTTTAGGCCCAGATATCCATGTACAAACATCTGGAAACGTACATTTGGTGCAGTTTTCCTCTGAAGGACTCTTTGGTTGGATCCCCATTCAAAAAGATCTGGTCAATATTTTCCTTTCAG AACCAATAGATATCCTAAATACACGACCTAGAAAAAGGAGGCAGACTGAAGAAGaagttgatgatgatgatgatgatgattatgatgataCTGATGTCCTTCCTCGAATCCCAAACCCCATCGCCTGCCTTTCCTCGGGTGACATGCTCGTTTTTCATCTCACCATCAACCACACTG ACCGCCGTCTCAGCCACTTCCCGGTGTACCAGAAGGACCACCTGTTTAACAGTAACCCGAGCTGGGACTTTGGAGCCTTCAGACATCTGCAGATCCTGATGAAGCAAACACATTTCAACTCTTCAAT GTTTGCCCATGTTTTTTCAGAAGCAGGAAAGTATGTGTTTGTGGACAGTGTTGTCTCTCAGTGGAGTTTAGTCGTGGTGGTCAGTGAGGCGGGGACAGAATGTGACCCCAGGGCTGCCGCGTTTCAACCTATGACTCCAGCCCTCCTGGTCAAGCATGGGATCGTAAAACAACACCGACTCAACCTTCTGCCTGACTGGGGGCTCATCGCTG GGATCCTGAGTCTGCTGTTGGTGCTGGTTGTCGTCCTGACCACAACCGTGCTGGTTCTGCGACCCAGCAAAGCAAAGCTCGTCCCCCATTGGAAGATAAGACCGAAGTGGCGCAGCCTCGGAGAGCCCTTTTGTCCTGCCGAGTGCGTTTGCAGCAGAGAAAG CACAACTGTCCAGAGTCAAGGAGGCATTCTTGGGAGCCGAGGTGTAGGCGAGGGAGCAGAAGCCGAGGAGCCTGCGGTGTTAAAAGGAG GAAGTGTTTCAGGCTGCTGTGATCTGGAGGAGTTCAATGTAAAGACTCTTTATGACAAATTAGAGGACCAGAACCTCCACGTCGCCGCCCAGTTGGCCAGACATCGCAAAGACATGCAGGAATTTTATCGGAACATCTGCCAACAGGCTGAATCGTTGAAGGTGTTCtag
- the LOC118556590 gene encoding uncharacterized protein LOC118556590 has protein sequence MSVNKGESHSNETDCAQTTAPCLSDDDLSKLVTKSPLFETLQDIQRSLQQLTSEESHQHLCNEMGPSVQEKHNEHLIPTELDSLSPHHSAIYLFGCHVMQLLADSPKFPSVLLLLAKSVPFSSSPSNENLLAHCTGDFYFDPTNQILYLSEAKLQHVGHFIAVILQSMAHIAVGSKPQRFLQALHEAISTVSLQLFNLSFKWSSAEPNFDALDGRHGALVEQFLNIRVPSEARFTEQLLARRLEKYKYFKLEDLICNLKQRSTPNTGLPPNGTPVQMSCVEEEIDRMSESFLQLSVQLQRRAEISTMLKERDSSAGDQARETSTNMPSLSRNGTILLELKRCYVSQRLNELQATLSQMRQCQLRDGKLKDGTRGRKESDDSSDQHREKEHDPARDHQRRSTL, from the exons ATGTCAGTGAATAAAGGAGAATCTCATTCTAATGAAACAG ACTGTGCACAGACCACAGCTCCTTGTCTTAGTGATGACGATCTGTCCAAATTAGTCACCAAATCTCCTCTGTTTGAAACTCTACAAGACATCCAGCGGTCGTTACAGCAGCTCACATCAGAGGAGTCACATCAGCATCTGTGCAATg AAATGGGGCCTTCTGTCCAAGAGAAACACAACGAACATCTAATTCCAACCGAACTGGACAGCCTGTCTCCACACCACTCAGCTATTTACCTGTTCGGTTGTCATGTGATGCAGTTACTGGCAGATTCCCCTAAATTCCCCTCTGTGCTCCTTCTACTGGCGAAGTCTGTTCCCTTTAGCTCATCTCCGTCTAATGAGAATCTTCTGGCCCATTGCACAGGGGACTTCTATTTTGATCCAACCAATCAAATCCTTTATCTATCAGAAGCAAAGCTTCAGCATGTGGGGCACTTTATTGCTGTCATCCTGCAGTCCATGGCCCACATAGCAGTAG GATCCAAACCCCAGAGGTTTCTGCAAGCTCTACATGAGGCCATTTCAACTGTAAGCCTTCAGCTGTTCAACCTTTCATTTAAATGGAGCTCTGCAGAG cctaaTTTTGATGCTTTAGATGGGCGGCATGGTGCATTAGTGGAGCAATTTCTCAATATTAGAGTTCCCTCTGAAGCACGCTTCACTGAGCAGCTATTAGCCAGGAG acTGGAGaaatataagtattttaaaCTAGAGGATCTTATCTGCAACCTCAAACAAAGATCAACTCCAAATACAG GTTTGCCACCAAATGGGACACCAGTGCAG ATGTCATGTGTGGAAGAAGAAATTGACCGTATGAGTGAGTCTTTCCTGCAGCTAAGCGTGCAACTGCAGAGAAGAGCTGAAATAAGCACGATGCTAAAGGAGAGAGACAGCAGTGCCGGAGACCAGGCG AGGGAAACATCAACAAACATGCCAAGTCTGAGTCGTAATGGAACAATCCTGTTGGAGCTGAAGAGATGTTATGTATCACAGCGCCTCAACGAGCTGCAAGCCACATTAAGCCAAATGAGACAGTGCCAGCTGCGTGACGGCAAGCTAAAAGACGGAACAAGAGGCCGTAAAGAAAGTGATGACAGCTCCGATCAGCACAGAGAAAAGGAGCATGATCCTGCCAGGGACCACCAGCGGCGGTCCACTCTTTAA